From Oscillospiraceae bacterium CM, a single genomic window includes:
- a CDS encoding GntR family transcriptional regulator: MLLQLQLSSPIPIYLQIRNEIVLGIADGRLAPGERLPTIRALADASGVNMMTVSKAYQLLKREGHITTDRRSGAVIVGRDHDQSDMPEHAQQALKLLISEAKLRGMSKAAFQRLCGDLFDKMEVD, translated from the coding sequence ATGCTTTTGCAACTGCAGCTGTCAAGCCCGATACCGATTTACCTGCAGATTCGCAACGAGATCGTCCTCGGTATAGCCGACGGTCGGCTCGCACCAGGCGAAAGGCTGCCGACAATTCGAGCCCTTGCCGACGCGTCCGGCGTGAATATGATGACGGTCAGCAAGGCTTACCAGCTCTTAAAGCGGGAGGGCCACATCACGACCGACCGGCGCAGCGGCGCTGTCATTGTCGGCCGCGATCATGATCAAAGCGACATGCCGGAACACGCCCAACAGGCACTAAAGCTTCTGATTTCAGAAGCCAAGCTGCGCGGCATGTCAAAGGCGGCGTTCCAGCGCCTCTGCGGCGATCTTTTTGATAAAATGGAGGTTGATTGA